A single window of Streptomyces griseoviridis DNA harbors:
- a CDS encoding transglycosylase SLT domain-containing protein encodes MPAIAPRRSRLARKLAVLGTGAAVLALPVIGATSASAAEPTTATATSLGYSNNLDGWIRASLSVMAQKGIPGTYNGIYRNVIRESSGNPNAINNWDSNAAAGIPSKGLLQVIDPTFAAYHVSGTVYDPYDPVANITAACNYAAARYGSIDNVYGAY; translated from the coding sequence ATGCCCGCCATCGCTCCCCGCCGCTCGCGCCTCGCCCGCAAGCTCGCCGTCCTCGGCACCGGCGCCGCCGTGCTCGCCCTCCCGGTCATCGGCGCCACCAGCGCTTCGGCCGCCGAACCGACCACGGCGACCGCCACCTCGCTCGGCTACTCGAACAACCTCGACGGCTGGATCCGCGCCTCGCTGTCCGTGATGGCCCAGAAGGGCATCCCCGGCACGTACAACGGCATCTACCGCAACGTGATCCGCGAGTCCTCCGGCAACCCCAACGCCATCAACAACTGGGACTCGAACGCCGCCGCGGGCATCCCCTCCAAGGGCCTGCTCCAGGTGATCGACCCGACCTTCGCCGCGTACCACGTCTCCGGGACCGTCTACGACCCGTACGACCCGGTCGCCAACATCACGGCCGCGTGCAACTACGCGGCGGCCAGGTACGGCTCGATCGACAACGTGTACGGCGCCTACTAG
- the fahA gene encoding fumarylacetoacetase encodes MPPFDVSEGDPFGPHNLPYGVFSRAGSTERTVGVRLGDQVLDAGAAARALGSPYAALLARPSLNPLLAAGRTAWSDVRRALTAWVTVPSHQETIAAHFHPLDSVTLHLPFEVADYVDFYSSEHHARNVGQIFRPDAEDSLTPNWKHLPIGYHGRSGTVVVSGTDVVRPSGQRKAPTDPAPVFGPSVRLDIEAEVGFVVGTPTRMGAPVPLGGFRDHVFGLCLLNDWSARDIQAWEYVPLGPFLGKSFATSVSAWITPLDALEDARTAPPPRTHRPLPYLDDSEDEPGGYDLRISVAVNGHTVAEPPFSTMYWTAAQQLAQMTVNGASLRTGDLYGSGTVSGPAPEQRGSLLELTWNGRDPLELPDGKRAFLEDGDVVTLSAWAPGPAGTRVSLGEVTGRVVAG; translated from the coding sequence ATGCCCCCCTTCGACGTATCCGAGGGCGACCCCTTCGGCCCGCACAACCTCCCCTACGGCGTCTTCTCCCGCGCGGGATCGACCGAGCGGACCGTCGGCGTCCGTCTCGGCGACCAGGTCCTGGACGCGGGCGCGGCCGCCCGCGCGCTCGGATCGCCGTACGCCGCGCTGCTCGCGCGGCCTTCGCTGAACCCGCTGCTCGCGGCGGGCCGCACCGCCTGGTCGGACGTGCGGCGCGCGCTGACCGCGTGGGTGACGGTCCCCTCCCACCAGGAGACGATCGCCGCCCACTTCCACCCGCTGGACTCGGTGACGCTGCATCTGCCGTTCGAGGTCGCGGACTACGTGGACTTCTACTCCTCCGAACACCACGCGAGGAACGTCGGACAGATCTTCCGCCCCGACGCCGAGGACTCCCTCACCCCCAACTGGAAGCACCTGCCGATCGGTTACCACGGCCGCTCCGGCACGGTCGTCGTCTCCGGCACCGACGTGGTGCGCCCGTCGGGCCAGCGCAAGGCGCCCACGGACCCGGCGCCGGTCTTCGGGCCCTCCGTGCGCCTCGACATCGAGGCCGAGGTCGGCTTCGTCGTCGGCACGCCGACCCGGATGGGCGCGCCGGTGCCGCTCGGCGGCTTCCGCGACCACGTGTTCGGGCTCTGCCTGCTCAACGACTGGTCCGCGCGCGACATCCAGGCCTGGGAGTACGTGCCGCTCGGCCCGTTCCTCGGCAAGTCCTTCGCCACCTCCGTCTCGGCGTGGATCACCCCGCTCGACGCCCTGGAGGACGCCCGGACCGCGCCCCCGCCGCGCACCCACCGGCCGCTGCCCTACCTGGACGACTCCGAGGACGAGCCGGGCGGCTACGACCTGCGGATCTCCGTCGCCGTCAACGGACACACCGTCGCCGAGCCGCCGTTCTCCACCATGTACTGGACGGCGGCGCAGCAGCTCGCCCAGATGACGGTCAACGGCGCGTCCCTGCGCACCGGCGACCTGTACGGCTCGGGCACGGTCAGCGGACCGGCCCCCGAGCAGCGCGGCTCGCTCCTCGAACTGACCTGGAACGGCCGCGATCCGCTCGAACTCCCGGACGGCAAGCGCGCGTTCCTCGAGGACGGCGACGTGGTGACGCTGTCGGCGTGGGCCCCGGGCCCGGCCGGGACCCGGGTGTCCCTCGGAGAGGTGACCGGGCGCGTCGTGGCGGGGTGA
- a CDS encoding NAD(P)-binding domain-containing protein, whose amino-acid sequence MITPVAVIGAGPFGLSTAAHLRARGIPVRVFGEPMVAWRDHMPAGMLLKSTPAASNLDCPLPGHTLADYCAEAGLSPLVTDEDIIPVETFTAYGEWFQRRQVPGLERVRVVAVDRRTDGGFELKLDSGESFTARAVVVATGLSGLAQLPPELAAAAPAGCAPAGPVSHSSQHHDLTRYAGRELIVVGAGQSALETAVLAAEAGARVRVVARGRGRVAFGAPPWEQPRLRPESPFGRAWSLWALSYHPQPYRYLPERTRHHLVRRVLGPLGAWWLRERFEGRVAVSDVERIVGAEAAGGGATLTVRTHGGGVERLTADHVLAATGYRVDLAAMDFLGEGLRTRLAVSRGAPRLGAGYVSSVPGLYFTGLPAASSYGPVMRFVCGTAFASPRLARHLAAAHG is encoded by the coding sequence GTGATCACACCGGTAGCTGTCATCGGCGCCGGGCCGTTCGGCCTGTCGACCGCCGCCCATCTGCGAGCGCGCGGGATACCCGTGCGGGTCTTCGGCGAGCCGATGGTCGCCTGGCGCGACCACATGCCGGCCGGCATGCTCCTGAAGTCGACCCCGGCCGCCTCGAACCTCGACTGCCCGCTGCCCGGCCACACCCTCGCCGACTACTGCGCCGAGGCGGGCCTTTCGCCCCTGGTCACCGACGAGGACATCATCCCGGTGGAGACGTTCACCGCCTACGGCGAGTGGTTCCAGCGACGGCAGGTGCCGGGGCTCGAACGGGTCAGGGTGGTCGCGGTGGACCGGCGCACCGACGGCGGCTTCGAACTGAAGCTGGACTCAGGCGAGTCGTTCACCGCCCGCGCGGTCGTCGTGGCGACCGGGCTCTCCGGTCTTGCGCAGCTGCCGCCCGAGCTGGCCGCGGCCGCGCCCGCCGGATGCGCGCCCGCGGGCCCGGTCTCGCACAGCTCCCAGCACCACGACCTCACCCGGTACGCGGGCCGGGAGCTGATCGTGGTCGGCGCGGGCCAGTCCGCGCTGGAGACGGCGGTGCTGGCCGCGGAGGCCGGCGCGCGGGTGCGGGTGGTGGCGCGCGGCCGGGGCCGGGTCGCCTTCGGGGCGCCGCCGTGGGAGCAGCCGAGGCTGCGCCCCGAGTCGCCGTTCGGCCGGGCCTGGTCGCTGTGGGCGCTCAGCTACCATCCGCAGCCCTACCGGTATCTGCCCGAGCGCACCCGCCACCATCTGGTGCGCAGGGTGCTCGGCCCGCTCGGCGCCTGGTGGCTGCGGGAGCGGTTCGAGGGCCGGGTGGCGGTCAGCGACGTCGAGCGGATCGTGGGCGCCGAGGCGGCGGGCGGCGGCGCGACGCTGACCGTGCGCACCCACGGCGGGGGCGTGGAGCGGCTCACCGCCGACCATGTGCTGGCCGCGACGGGCTACCGGGTGGACCTCGCCGCGATGGACTTCCTCGGCGAGGGGCTGCGCACCCGTCTCGCGGTCAGCAGGGGCGCCCCGCGGCTGGGCGCCGGGTACGTCTCCTCGGTGCCCGGCCTGTACTTCACGGGGCTGCCCGCGGCGTCGTCGTACGGTCCGGTGATGCGGTTCGTGTGCGGGACGGCGTTCGCCTCGCCGAGGCTGGCGCGGCACCTGGCGGCGGCCCACGGCTGA
- a CDS encoding M56 family metallopeptidase, with protein MTVCLLLLSAVALTAAVPVPRALVRSWWPDREPVVALWVWQCLVATVLLCCLTALVLGAAAVFHTVRDQVFAPAPAAVTAAYDLSAAPLWAAALTALLACGAAWTTAMLGRELVEARRRRGRARAQLRARAPELPAGLTGLDGQDGSTRGPLLVLEDEYPDAWWLPGHPPQLVVTTGALRRLTDRQLDAVLTHERNHARAHHDWLLHLSTALAAGFPRLPLFAHFRDQTHRLVELAADDTASRRCGHLTTALALIELNMHRGVLSCSSSHRLLGERVDRLLQPPPRLGRRHRALTTTVAALVPLLPLLIVFGPGLSALA; from the coding sequence ATGACCGTCTGCCTGCTGCTGCTGAGCGCCGTCGCGCTGACGGCGGCCGTGCCGGTGCCGCGCGCCCTGGTGCGGTCCTGGTGGCCCGACCGGGAGCCGGTGGTCGCGCTGTGGGTGTGGCAGTGCCTGGTGGCCACCGTCCTGCTGTGCTGTCTGACGGCGCTGGTGCTGGGCGCGGCGGCCGTCTTCCACACCGTCCGCGACCAGGTCTTCGCGCCCGCGCCGGCGGCCGTGACCGCCGCCTACGACCTTTCGGCGGCGCCCCTCTGGGCCGCCGCCCTCACCGCGCTGCTGGCGTGCGGCGCCGCCTGGACGACGGCGATGCTGGGCCGCGAGCTTGTCGAGGCGCGGCGCAGGCGCGGCCGGGCCCGCGCCCAACTGCGCGCGCGGGCACCTGAGTTGCCCGCCGGTCTCACGGGCCTCGACGGCCAGGACGGTTCGACGCGCGGGCCGCTGCTGGTACTTGAGGACGAGTACCCGGACGCCTGGTGGCTGCCGGGGCATCCGCCGCAGCTGGTGGTGACGACGGGCGCGCTGCGCCGGCTCACCGACCGCCAGTTGGACGCCGTCCTCACCCATGAGCGCAACCACGCGCGGGCCCACCACGACTGGCTGCTGCATCTGTCGACCGCGCTGGCCGCCGGGTTCCCCCGGCTTCCGCTGTTCGCGCACTTCCGCGACCAGACGCACCGGCTGGTGGAACTGGCCGCCGACGACACGGCGTCCCGCCGGTGCGGCCATCTGACCACCGCGCTCGCCCTGATCGAACTGAACATGCACCGCGGGGTGCTGTCCTGCTCCTCCAGCCACCGGCTGCTCGGCGAGCGGGTCGACCGCCTGCTGCAACCGCCGCCGAGACTGGGCCGCAGACACCGCGCCCTGACGACGACGGTGGCGGCGCTCGTGCCGCTGCTGCCCCTGCTGATCGTCTTCGGCCCCGGGCTCTCGGCGCTGGCCTGA
- a CDS encoding carboxylate--amine ligase: protein MPFEADREVPGLIVKFGGYPLHHGGVGAIRSLGRLGVPMYAITEDRGTPAAASRYLRRAFVWPTSGGEAPERLVEGLLRIGHLIGRPTVLVPTDEEAAVLIAEHQDALAGPFLLPPVEADLPRRLASKQGLHELCEEHGVPSPATAFPRGYDDIAAFAEKARFPVVAKNREAFLRRSRPAVRGTTRIGTREGLLALARDWGERPGVILQEYLPREEAEDWIVHAYFDRDSTPRAMFTGVKVRSWPPHAGMTAHAYVVDNPELADLAARFIKRIGFTGIIDLDLRYDRRDGLYKLLDFNPRMGAQFRLFESGSGVDVVRALHLDLTGRPVPEGEQRAGHRYIVENIDLPALLAYRRSGYTTPHAPARASGTELAWLAGDDPLPFLTMLARSLRPGAAHLYELWRTNRRGGTTRSGG from the coding sequence GTGCCGTTCGAGGCGGACCGCGAGGTTCCGGGTCTGATCGTCAAGTTCGGCGGCTACCCGCTGCACCACGGCGGAGTGGGCGCCATCCGCAGTCTCGGCCGGCTCGGTGTGCCGATGTACGCGATCACCGAGGACCGCGGCACGCCCGCCGCCGCCTCCCGCTACCTGCGCAGGGCGTTCGTCTGGCCGACCTCGGGCGGCGAGGCGCCGGAGCGGCTGGTCGAGGGGCTGCTGCGGATCGGGCACCTGATCGGCAGGCCGACGGTGCTGGTGCCGACCGACGAGGAGGCCGCCGTCCTGATCGCCGAGCACCAGGACGCGCTCGCCGGACCGTTCCTCCTCCCGCCCGTCGAGGCGGACCTGCCGCGCCGCCTGGCCAGCAAGCAGGGCCTGCACGAACTGTGCGAGGAACACGGCGTGCCGAGCCCGGCGACCGCCTTCCCGCGCGGTTACGACGACATCGCCGCGTTCGCCGAGAAGGCGCGGTTCCCGGTGGTCGCCAAGAACCGGGAGGCGTTCCTGCGCCGCAGCAGGCCCGCGGTCCGCGGCACCACCAGGATCGGCACCCGCGAGGGCCTGCTCGCCCTCGCCCGCGACTGGGGCGAGCGGCCCGGCGTGATCCTCCAGGAGTACCTGCCGCGCGAGGAGGCCGAGGACTGGATCGTGCACGCCTACTTCGACCGGGACTCCACCCCGCGCGCGATGTTCACCGGCGTGAAGGTCCGCTCCTGGCCGCCGCACGCCGGGATGACGGCCCACGCGTACGTCGTCGACAACCCGGAACTCGCCGACCTCGCCGCGCGTTTCATCAAGCGGATCGGCTTCACCGGGATCATCGACCTCGACCTGCGCTACGACCGGCGCGACGGCCTCTACAAGCTGCTCGACTTCAACCCGCGGATGGGCGCCCAGTTCCGGCTGTTCGAGAGCGGCTCCGGGGTGGACGTGGTGCGTGCCCTGCACCTCGACCTGACCGGGCGCCCCGTTCCCGAGGGTGAACAGCGGGCAGGGCACCGGTACATCGTGGAGAACATCGACCTGCCCGCGCTGCTCGCCTACCGGCGCAGCGGCTACACCACCCCGCACGCCCCGGCCCGCGCGAGCGGCACGGAACTGGCCTGGCTCGCGGGGGACGACCCGCTGCCGTTCCTCACCATGCTCGCGCGCTCGCTGCGGCCGGGCGCCGCGCACCTCTACGAGCTGTGGCGGACCAACCGCCGCGGCGGCACGACCCGTTCGGGCGGTTAG
- a CDS encoding acyl-CoA dehydrogenase family protein yields MMSDFPVSEHGQVLLAEAADSERHSRLTEASVTALRDSGSSALRTPVEYGGQWADAPAVTRRLTELGRVCPSAAWIAGTCATSKTMVALRHGTLAREEFFADPEALACGSGLPTGRGTHEADGVRVTGRWDNVSGCESAEWANVSLMVDGAYHLAVIPLADLAIERNWHMAGMRGTGSQRLVADGLLVPAHRVARSDPPQPREQLFFGLCLLAPLVGAAQGALDAVRDMFRSDRRPFMTSYPRMGDSPGARHWLADASSLVDRAGRTALTIARDSARDDLSALDLAHLRASTAGAAKDCRDAVDLMLDLHGAGGLRETNSLQRYWRDLAVGSRHPVFSGYLAAESLGTALIP; encoded by the coding sequence ATGATGAGCGACTTCCCGGTGAGTGAACACGGCCAGGTCCTGCTGGCCGAAGCGGCGGACAGCGAACGGCACAGCCGCCTGACGGAGGCGAGCGTCACCGCGCTGCGGGACAGCGGGTCCTCGGCCCTGCGCACACCGGTCGAGTACGGCGGGCAGTGGGCCGACGCACCGGCGGTCACCCGCCGTCTGACCGAGCTGGGGCGCGTCTGTCCTTCGGCCGCGTGGATCGCCGGTACCTGCGCCACGTCCAAGACCATGGTGGCCCTGCGCCACGGCACCCTGGCCCGCGAGGAGTTCTTCGCCGACCCCGAGGCGCTCGCCTGCGGCTCAGGACTCCCGACCGGCCGCGGAACCCACGAGGCGGACGGCGTGCGCGTCACCGGCCGGTGGGACAACGTCTCCGGCTGCGAGTCCGCGGAATGGGCGAACGTGTCCCTGATGGTCGACGGCGCCTACCACCTGGCGGTCATCCCCCTCGCGGACCTGGCCATCGAACGGAACTGGCACATGGCGGGCATGCGCGGCACGGGCAGTCAACGCCTCGTCGCCGACGGCCTGCTGGTCCCCGCGCACCGGGTCGCGCGCAGTGACCCGCCCCAGCCGCGGGAGCAGTTGTTCTTCGGACTCTGTCTGCTGGCCCCGCTCGTGGGCGCGGCGCAGGGCGCGCTGGACGCGGTGCGGGACATGTTCCGGTCCGACCGCAGACCCTTCATGACGAGCTACCCGCGCATGGGCGACTCACCCGGCGCCCGTCACTGGCTGGCCGACGCCTCCTCACTGGTCGACCGGGCCGGCAGGACCGCGCTCACCATCGCCCGGGACAGCGCGCGCGACGACCTCAGCGCCCTCGACCTCGCCCATCTGCGGGCGAGTACGGCCGGCGCCGCCAAGGACTGCCGCGACGCCGTGGACCTCATGCTCGACCTGCACGGCGCCGGCGGTCTCCGCGAGACCAACTCCCTCCAGCGCTACTGGCGCGACCTCGCGGTGGGCAGCCGCCATCCCGTGTTCAGCGGCTACCTCGCCGCCGAAAGCCTCGGCACCGCACTGATCCCCTGA
- a CDS encoding HAD family hydrolase, whose product MAAPLAYALIATDLDGTLLRGDDTLSDRSRAALARVAAAGARHLVVTGRPAPRVRPLLDDLHSRGLAVCGQGAQVYDAGADRLLWSVTLDRELAETALGKIEAEVGQVYAAVDQDGVDGLTLIEPGYRMPHPTLPAVRVARRADLWSAPISKVLLRHPELSDDELAGIARSVVDSLATVTMSGPGTVELQPSGITKATGLALAADHLGLGPDETIAFGDMPNDIPMFEWAAHGVAMANAHPELKRVADEVTSSNEDDGIAVVLERIFD is encoded by the coding sequence ATGGCCGCACCCCTCGCATACGCACTCATCGCCACCGACCTGGACGGCACCCTCCTCAGAGGCGACGACACGCTGTCCGACCGGTCCCGCGCCGCGCTCGCCCGGGTGGCGGCCGCCGGCGCCCGGCATCTGGTCGTGACGGGCCGCCCGGCGCCCCGGGTGCGCCCGCTCCTCGACGACCTGCACAGCAGGGGGCTCGCGGTGTGCGGCCAGGGAGCGCAGGTGTACGACGCGGGCGCGGACCGGCTGCTCTGGTCGGTCACCCTGGACCGGGAGCTGGCCGAGACCGCGCTCGGCAAGATCGAGGCGGAGGTCGGCCAGGTGTACGCGGCCGTCGACCAGGACGGGGTGGACGGCCTGACCCTGATCGAGCCCGGCTACCGGATGCCGCACCCGACGCTGCCCGCGGTGCGGGTCGCGCGCCGTGCCGACCTGTGGTCCGCGCCGATCAGCAAGGTGCTGCTGCGCCATCCCGAGCTGTCCGACGACGAGTTGGCGGGGATCGCGCGGTCGGTGGTCGATTCCCTCGCCACGGTGACGATGTCGGGGCCCGGCACCGTCGAACTCCAGCCATCCGGCATCACGAAGGCGACCGGTCTTGCGCTGGCCGCCGACCACCTGGGTCTCGGCCCGGACGAGACGATCGCCTTCGGGGACATGCCGAACGACATTCCGATGTTCGAGTGGGCCGCCCACGGGGTCGCCATGGCCAACGCCCATCCCGAACTGAAGCGGGTGGCCGACGAGGTCACCTCGTCGAACGAGGACGACGGCATCGCCGTCGTCCTCGAACGAATCTTCGACTGA
- a CDS encoding endonuclease/exonuclease/phosphatase family protein: protein MSPSIPPALRGRRARIVAITLPIGIAGSLIALPLTAQATPSADAVIAEVYGGGGNSGATFTNDFIELGNSGTGAFDLSGWSVQYLSGSPTATTKWSVTPLAGAIPAGGSYLVEEAKGAGGDTPLPTPDATGTLALSASSGTVALVHSTTALTCLTADDCAADTAIKDLVGFGTAAVRETTPATGADNTHSVTRDAALRDTDNNSVDLSGATPTPRNSAGTGGEGPGGGEPTPTPTPTDTTPGDVRIHDIQGAGRISPYVGKSVTNVPGVVTAVRSTGTSRGFWIQDTKPDKNAATSEAVFVFTGSTTPQVRVGDSVVVSAKVVQYYPGGQSSGAQSITELSGPTTAVLSSGNKLPAAEVVNAKTLPDTYAPKVKGLNIEPLALKPDKFTLDWFASREGMLLQIGESRVVGASNSYGETWITTKPKQNPTPRGGTVYTGYDDPNSGRLKLISLTGDSISANVGDTLTGDSTGVLDYSNYGGYTLQTTTLGKVTSGGLTPQVAKKGADDELSVATYNVENLAPTNAQSKFDRLADGIVTNLASPDVVSLEEIQDNNGSKDDGTVAADQTLAKFIAAIKAKGGPAYEYRSIDPQDKADGGEPGGNIRNVFLFNPKRVSFIDRPGGDATTAVKVVTSGDKNQYVSLSASPGRIAPASDAWKSSRKPLVGEFDFRGQRIFIVGNHFNSKGGDQPGHGVFQPPTLGSETQRLAQAKEVNGFVSDLISKDKKAKVVVLGDLNDYQFSKPLDKLTKGGVLTDLVNTLPVNQRYSYVYDGNSQTLDHILVSPAIKKPGYEIVHINAEFADQASDHDPQVVRIK, encoded by the coding sequence GTGTCCCCTTCCATACCTCCCGCCCTGCGCGGCAGACGCGCGCGGATCGTCGCCATCACCCTCCCCATCGGTATCGCCGGATCCCTCATCGCGCTCCCCCTCACCGCGCAGGCGACCCCGTCGGCGGACGCGGTGATCGCCGAGGTCTACGGCGGCGGTGGCAACTCCGGTGCCACCTTCACCAACGACTTCATCGAGCTGGGCAACTCGGGCACCGGCGCCTTCGACCTCTCCGGCTGGTCAGTCCAGTACCTGAGCGGCTCGCCGACCGCCACCACCAAGTGGTCGGTCACGCCGCTCGCGGGTGCGATCCCCGCCGGTGGCAGCTACCTCGTCGAGGAGGCGAAGGGCGCGGGCGGCGACACCCCGCTGCCCACCCCTGACGCCACCGGCACCCTCGCCCTGTCGGCGAGCAGCGGCACCGTCGCGCTGGTCCACTCGACCACCGCGCTGACCTGCCTGACCGCCGACGACTGCGCGGCGGACACGGCCATCAAGGACCTGGTCGGCTTCGGCACCGCCGCCGTCCGGGAGACCACTCCGGCCACCGGCGCCGACAACACCCACTCGGTCACCAGGGACGCCGCGCTGCGGGACACGGACAACAACTCCGTCGACCTGAGCGGCGCCACGCCCACCCCCCGCAACAGCGCGGGCACGGGCGGCGAGGGCCCCGGCGGCGGGGAGCCGACCCCGACCCCGACGCCCACCGACACCACCCCCGGTGACGTGCGCATCCACGACATCCAGGGCGCCGGCCGCATCTCGCCGTACGTCGGCAAGAGCGTCACCAACGTCCCCGGTGTCGTCACCGCCGTCCGCTCCACCGGCACCTCGCGCGGCTTCTGGATCCAGGACACCAAGCCGGACAAGAACGCCGCCACCAGCGAGGCCGTCTTCGTCTTCACGGGCTCCACCACCCCGCAGGTCAGGGTCGGCGACTCGGTCGTCGTCTCGGCCAAGGTCGTGCAGTACTACCCGGGCGGTCAGAGCTCGGGCGCCCAGTCGATCACCGAGCTGTCCGGCCCGACGACGGCCGTGCTCTCGTCCGGCAACAAGCTGCCGGCGGCCGAGGTCGTCAACGCCAAGACGCTGCCGGACACTTACGCGCCGAAGGTGAAGGGGCTCAACATCGAGCCGCTCGCCCTCAAGCCCGACAAGTTCACGCTCGACTGGTTCGCCTCGCGTGAGGGCATGCTGCTCCAGATCGGCGAGAGCCGGGTCGTGGGCGCGTCCAACTCGTACGGCGAGACCTGGATCACCACCAAGCCCAAGCAGAACCCGACCCCGCGCGGCGGCACCGTCTACACCGGCTACGACGACCCGAACTCGGGCCGTCTCAAGCTGATCTCGCTGACCGGCGACTCGATCAGCGCCAACGTCGGAGACACCCTCACCGGCGACAGCACCGGCGTCCTGGACTACTCCAACTACGGCGGGTACACGCTCCAGACGACCACCCTCGGCAAGGTCACGTCCGGTGGCCTCACGCCGCAGGTGGCGAAGAAGGGCGCGGACGACGAGCTGTCGGTCGCCACCTACAACGTCGAGAACCTCGCCCCGACCAACGCGCAGTCGAAGTTCGACCGCCTCGCCGACGGCATCGTCACCAACCTCGCCTCCCCTGACGTGGTCAGCCTGGAGGAGATCCAGGACAACAACGGCAGCAAGGACGACGGTACGGTCGCGGCCGACCAGACCCTCGCCAAGTTCATCGCCGCCATCAAGGCGAAGGGCGGCCCCGCGTACGAGTACCGCTCGATCGACCCGCAGGACAAGGCCGACGGCGGTGAGCCGGGCGGCAACATCCGCAACGTCTTCCTCTTCAACCCGAAGCGCGTGAGCTTCATCGACCGTCCCGGCGGCGACGCCACCACCGCGGTCAAGGTCGTCACCTCGGGTGACAAGAACCAGTACGTGTCGCTCTCCGCCTCCCCCGGCCGGATCGCCCCGGCCTCCGACGCCTGGAAGAGCAGCCGCAAGCCGCTCGTCGGCGAGTTCGACTTCCGTGGCCAGCGGATCTTCATCGTCGGCAACCACTTCAACTCCAAGGGCGGCGACCAGCCGGGACACGGCGTCTTCCAGCCGCCGACCCTCGGCTCGGAGACCCAGCGCCTGGCCCAGGCCAAGGAGGTCAACGGCTTCGTCTCCGACCTGATCTCCAAGGACAAGAAGGCCAAGGTCGTCGTTCTCGGTGACCTGAACGACTACCAGTTCTCCAAGCCGCTGGACAAGCTCACCAAGGGCGGCGTCCTCACCGACCTGGTCAACACCCTCCCGGTGAACCAGCGTTACAGCTACGTCTACGACGGCAACTCGCAGACGCTCGACCACATCCTCGTCAGCCCGGCGATCAAGAAGCCCGGCTACGAGATCGTGCACATCAACGCGGAGTTCGCCGACCAGGCGAGCGACCACGACCCGCAGGTCGTCCGCATCAAGTAG
- a CDS encoding AraC family transcriptional regulator: protein MDFLSEAIGSVRTGRSYARRVTETGSWGMRYDEFTGSGFHVVLRGRGWLVTEDAPPRALRPGDVVLVAAGARHGLSHAPRALRELPPATMDATAPHPGPADFEFLCGAYHLRRGRAYDYLATLPDIVVTSPEKGPSWTTSLAELLVADLSAPGPGADATRSALVDLLLVHVVRQWLRDNGTADGPYVDDPVIASALRHIHSAPYASWRVSELSAAVGMSRTAFTRHFTRVLGKPPRDYLTGVRLSRAARLLRESDAPLAAVARELGYSTEFAFGAAFRREYGISPGRFRDAPDTLPPAAGAVRGDPLATADPALSG from the coding sequence GTGGACTTCCTCAGCGAGGCGATCGGCAGCGTCAGGACCGGCCGGTCCTACGCCCGCCGGGTCACCGAGACAGGCTCCTGGGGCATGCGGTACGACGAGTTCACCGGCAGTGGCTTCCACGTCGTGCTGCGGGGCCGGGGCTGGCTCGTCACGGAGGACGCGCCGCCGCGCGCTCTGCGCCCGGGTGACGTCGTGCTCGTCGCGGCCGGCGCGCGGCACGGGCTGAGCCACGCGCCGCGCGCGCTGCGCGAACTGCCGCCCGCGACCATGGACGCGACGGCCCCGCACCCGGGGCCCGCCGACTTCGAGTTCCTCTGCGGCGCGTACCACCTGCGGCGCGGCAGGGCGTACGACTACTTGGCCACGCTGCCGGACATCGTCGTCACGTCGCCCGAGAAGGGGCCGTCCTGGACGACGTCGCTGGCCGAGCTGCTGGTCGCCGACCTGTCCGCACCGGGCCCAGGCGCGGACGCGACCCGCTCGGCACTGGTGGACCTGCTGCTGGTGCACGTGGTGCGCCAGTGGCTGCGGGACAACGGCACCGCCGACGGCCCGTACGTCGACGACCCGGTGATCGCGTCCGCGTTGCGGCACATCCACAGCGCCCCGTACGCGTCCTGGCGGGTCTCCGAACTGAGCGCCGCCGTGGGCATGTCGCGCACCGCCTTTACCCGCCACTTCACCAGGGTGCTCGGCAAGCCGCCCCGGGACTACCTGACCGGGGTGCGGCTGTCGCGGGCGGCGAGGCTGCTGCGCGAGAGCGACGCGCCGTTGGCGGCCGTCGCGCGCGAGCTCGGGTACTCGACCGAGTTCGCCTTCGGCGCTGCCTTCCGCCGGGAGTACGGGATTTCTCCGGGCCGCTTCCGCGACGCCCCGGACACCCTTCCGCCGGCCGCTGGAGCCGTGCGGGGCGACCCGCTCGCCACGGCGGACCCCGCCCTGAGCGGCTGA